Sequence from the Banduia mediterranea genome:
AGCTACCTGATGAGCAGCGCCCTGCTGTTCGCCGCGCCGGCGATGGTGGTGATGTCGATCGTGGATTTCTCGTTCGGCCTGGTGAACCGCTATGCACAGCAGCTCAACGTGTTCGCACTGACCCTGCCGATCAAGGCCTGGCTGGCGCAGTGGGTGATCCTGCTGACGCTGGGCCTGATCGTGGAAGTGGTGTTGCGCAAGCTGTTCCAGAACCGCGAATTGATCGAGGTCTTCAAACGCCTGCTGCCGGTGCCCTGAAGCCCTCCGAGACGAGCTTGCCGCTTCGGCAGCAAGGCGACGCTCAGCGCAAGCCGCGCATCGACTCCGCCCAGCGCAGGATTTCCGCGACCGCTTCGAAGAAGTCGGCAGAGATGTATTCGTCGACCGCCACATTGGCGTGCAGCCCACGTGCCAGATCGATGTTCTGCAACACCGGTACGCCGGCCTGCTCGGCGGCCTCGCGAATCAGGCGGGCCTCGTAGCCCTCGCCCTTGGCGCTGACCACCGGCAGATCCGTTTCGCCCGGCTCGTAGCTCAGGGCCACCGCAACATGGGTGGGGTTGACCACCACCACATTGGATTTTCGCACCGACGCCAGCATGTTCTGCTGAGACCACTCGTGATGCAGCTCGCGGCGACGGCCCTTGACCATAGGATCGCCCTCGGTGTTCTTGACTTCGTCGCGAATGTCGCGGCGGCTCATCATCAGGTTCTTGATGAACACGAAGCGCTGATAGTTCGCGTCCAGCACCGAGACGAAGAAGAACACGAACACCACCCAGATGCCGATCCACATCAGCGAGCGCCACCAGGCGTGCAGGATGTCCGGCGGGCTCGCGTCCGGCAGCGACAGGATCGGCGGCAGCATCGCACGCAGCACCAGCACGCCGATACCGAGCAAGGCCGCGCTCTTGAAGACCGATTTGAAGACCTCGACCAGGTTCTCCTGCGAGAACATGCGCTTCATGCCGTCCACCGGATTGATGCGCTCCATCTTCGGCACCAGACGCTTGAGCGCAAACAGCGGGCCAACCTGCAGAAAGTCGGCGGCGATGCCGACCACGCTGGCGAATATCAGCAGCGGCAACACCGCCCGCATCAACAGCATGAGATCGAGTTGCAGGGTATTCAGCAGATCGGCCGGGCGATGCTGGCCAACACCGATGAAGCTGGCTTCGAAGGCGTCCGCCAGATGCTGGTAGACCCAGCCGGCCAGCAGCGGCGCCATCGCCAGCCACAACATCAGCAGCAGCGTATTGGTAAGCTCCTGGCTGCGATGGACCTCGCCTTCCTTGCGTGCGTCCTTGAGCCGTTTCGGGGTCGGCTTTTCGGTCTGATCGCCGCCTTTGGGCTTGCCCATGAATATCCGCTCGGAGTCGGTGCAAGCGAGAATCATGGCACCGCAACCGGGGATTCCCGGCCGGCATAGGGTAAGTCCGAGGTTCACGCCGCCGCGTGGCGAGTCTAGGATCGTCACAGCTCCGGGGGGAGTCCGCGTGATGCAGACGTATGCCATGAAAGTTCAATCCACAGACAATAGCCGCATCGCCCTGATCGATGCCCTACGAACGCCTGCCCTGAGGCCCGCCTTTCAGGCGGAAACCCTGGAAGGCAAAGGGCTTGCATCGACGGGCAGCCTGGAATCCGCAACGGCCAGCCAGTTCGCGGCAGAACGCCTGGTGGCGGCCAACGAGGCGCATGCCGATCCCGGCGAATGGCTGCTGTCGCTGGATGCCTGGTCCGACATCGCGCCGGGCTCGCGCGCGCTCAAGGCCGAGGCCGCCACGCCGGACTTCGACCTGGCCGACCCCGCCGCCAGCGCACAAGGCCTGGCCGATCACATACTCGCCGCGCTGAGCGGCTGATGGCCGACGCCCCGCTTGCGGCCGCTGCCGAATCCTGGCGCGAGGCGGCGGCACGCCTCGCCGAGGGGCTGCATCAAAGTCCGGACGATGAAACGCGCCTGGCGGTGCTCAAGCGCGTCTGTCGTCGCTTCGGCTATCTCGGCTATCCGGGTTTTCTCAAGCTGATGCTGATCGTTGCCGACAGCGACAACACCCCAGCCAAGCGCGATCTGGCCGCGGCGCTGGCGCTGGCGCTGAAGCGCCATGACCTGCCGACCGGTCAGCTCACATCCTGGGGCACCACCGACCTGTGGAAGGCCAGCGGCGACAACACGCGAGCGATCAGCGCCAGCGTGCTCAACGGCCAACACCTGGGCGTAGCGCCGCGACGCAGCTTCGGACCGCTCGAATATCTCACCGTCTGGTACTGCCAGCGGACGCAACGCCCCTACCTCAGCGACAGCGGCTATCACGACGCAGTGGTCAAGCTGGTCGGCCTGCTCAATAACAGTGACGACGCGCGCGGCCTGTATCCGATCAAGATCGAAACCGATCTCGCCACCGAGCCGGAGGGTGCCTACACCCGCCAGACGCGCAGCCGCCTCGGCACGCTGGCCAGCGCCTGGAAACGTGGAGACGGGCCCCTGCAGGTGGCCGACCAACTCATCGGCAAGCCGAAGGCTGGCAGCGATACGCATCGCGACTGGATACTGCTGAACCTTTGAGGGGCTGAACCTTTGAGGGGCTGAACCTTTGAGGGCGTCCCCCGCAGCAGAGGTCCGTCGGATTCGACGGCGGCTCAGGACTGGTGATGATCGGACCAGTGCGTCTTGTTCTGCTCGAAAAACAGAGCGGTCTTGCCGAAATGCTTGGCCGTGCCCGCCGGCCGGAAACCGAGCCGGCGCAACACAGCCGGAACCGATTCATGCCGCAGGTCGCAGAAGGACACCAGCCGTGGCAGCGCCAGCGTCGTGAACGCGTGGCGGCAAAGCTGATGACCCATTTCCACCGCCAGGCCGCCATTCCAGTGCGCCGGCAGCAGGCGCGCGCCGATCTCCACGTCTTCCGTATCCGGCACCGGCATCAGCGAATAAATTCCGACGAACCGGTCCTGCCGGTCCCGCGCCGCCCACACTCCCAAGCCGGGATTCTGCGCATAGAAACCGTTCATCCAGTCCACCAGCACATGTGCCTGCAGAAGGTTCTGCAAACGATCATCCAGCAACCAGCGACCGACCAGATCGGAACGGTCCAGCTCCAGCAGGCCCGCCGCATCGCGCGCACGCAACGGACTCAGCTGCAAACGCTGCGAACGCAGAAAAGCGGTGTCCCTGACCCACTCCAGGACACCGCCGGCGCCGGCCGATGATGTGACGGCGTCTGCCCCCATCAGCGGGATGGATCGATGAACATCGAGCTGAGCATGCCCATCAGCAACCCGCTCGAAAAGCTCAGGCTCATGGCCTGCAGCGCCTCGATCGGGCTGAAGTCGCTGCCCATGTCCTTGGTCTTGTTCATGTCGGTCTGCGTCACTTCGCGCATCCACAGGCCGTCACGCACCATCCAGCCCTCGCCCTGGCTGTTTTCGTAGAGGTTCATGCCGTCGCCGGTGAAGGTGTCGAGCACACGGCCGTCGTCGCTCTGGGTGATGCTCATGTCGCCGATGCTGTTCTGGTCGAGTCCGTCGACGACGATCGCCTGATCGCCCTTGGTGATCGTCAGCTTGCTGGAGAGCGTCATCGCCTCATTGCGTGCGTACGGCGTGGTGTCGATCGTGATCTTGGTGCCGTCTTCCAGGTTCAGCGAAATCGTGCCCCAGAAGTCCACATCGGTGCGGCCGTCACCGTTCGTATCGAAGTGCGGGTCGCCCCAGATGCGCGAACGCTCGCCGGTGTCCTTGTTGGTCAGCACGATTTCGGAGCTGTGCTCGTTGATGTCCAGCGTGTAGTTGCCGAGATCGATCGTCGCACGGCCGTTACCGGTTTCGGACACCGTCCACTCGCTCTGCGCCGGTGCCGGGACCGGCATCGGATGCACCGACGGCCCGCTGTTGCCGAGGCTCTTGTCCAGCGCCGCCATGATGGTGCTCGCCTCCGGCCAGCTGATGTCGCCGTCCGAAGCTGCGGTGGCCACCATGCCGACCAGCTCCATGCGCTCCGCGCCCGAAAGCCTGGACAGGTCCGCATTGCCGAAGGCGCTGTCCAGCGCCGCCATCCACGGCGTGGTGCTGGTCTGTTCGAGCAGCGAATCCACGGTGCTGAGGAACCGGTAGTCGCGCAGCAGGGAACCGAGCTCGCCGGTGGAATTGCCGAGCAATTCGCCCAGCATGCCGTTGAACAGCGCCGAACCCGGGGCCTGACGCAGATCCATACCGGAAAACGGCCAGCTGTCGCTGAAGGCACCGATCCCGTTGGTGGAAAATTCCCGCATCGCGGCGATCAATGCATCCGCGTCACTGGGGCTGATGTCGCCGTCTGCCGACAAGGCACGCGCCATCGTCAACAGCGTCTTGCGCTCACCGCCGGACATCTGGCTGGGGTTGAGCATTTCCAGCGCGCCAGCCACGCGCGCCTCGCTGGGGCCGCCGACCGGCGTATCCAGTGTGCGCGCCATCGCGCCCTGGAACCGCGTTTCGGAGAGCCCCCCGAACAGCATGTTTCCCATTGCAGTCATAGAAAACTCCTTCATCTCCATGGGTGGTTGGACTGCCGATTCCGCTCCGACCCGGCTTCGGCATGAGTTCATCCTGAACCGCCCGCCGCCGCTTTCACATTCGGAAGCGCCCTAGCCTAGGGAACGCCCGAGGTAGTGCCCGCGCGCCCGATCGCCACAATGATCCACAGCCGCCGGTCTTCCCCCATCGGACCCGAGGAACAACCGTGAACCAACGCAAGCTTTGTCTGCTCGCCCTGCTGTGCGCCCTGCTCTGCCTGTCGGCCTGCGGCGGCGGAGGCGGTGGAGACGACGATACGCCACCGCCGGACACGCCCGGCGATCCCGGCGATCCTGATGATCCAGACGAACCGGATGAACCCGATGAACCCGATGAGCCCGATGAGCCCGACGAACCGGAATGGCCCACCGCACTCAACGGCGACCTCAGCGGCAAGGTCTACTACGACGCACCGGAAAATTATGTGGAACTGGATCTGGCCACCGGCATCGTGCGTTCGATCCATCCCGACAACGGGGGTACGCCGTCCGAAGACGGCACTGAATTCGTGGACCAGAACCTGGACCCATTGAGTGGCTCCAACAGCACCAGCGACCTGCTGATTCTGGACCGGCAGGGTGTCACCAAGGTTCGTATCGAGAAAGCAGACTTCTATTACGGCCGGCCCAAACTCTCGCCGGACAAGAGCCTGATCGCCGTTGGCTGGGACTCGCCGAATGACCTGTACCTGTTCAAGCGCAATGGCGACTCGCTGGGCTTCTATGAAGGCGCTACCAGCTGGGACTGGGGACCCGATGGCAAGCTCTACTACATCAAGGGTGACA
This genomic interval carries:
- the sctU gene encoding type III secretion system export apparatus subunit SctU; protein product: MGKPKGGDQTEKPTPKRLKDARKEGEVHRSQELTNTLLLMLWLAMAPLLAGWVYQHLADAFEASFIGVGQHRPADLLNTLQLDLMLLMRAVLPLLIFASVVGIAADFLQVGPLFALKRLVPKMERINPVDGMKRMFSQENLVEVFKSVFKSAALLGIGVLVLRAMLPPILSLPDASPPDILHAWWRSLMWIGIWVVFVFFFVSVLDANYQRFVFIKNLMMSRRDIRDEVKNTEGDPMVKGRRRELHHEWSQQNMLASVRKSNVVVVNPTHVAVALSYEPGETDLPVVSAKGEGYEARLIREAAEQAGVPVLQNIDLARGLHANVAVDEYISADFFEAVAEILRWAESMRGLR
- a CDS encoding GNAT family N-acetyltransferase — encoded protein: MGADAVTSSAGAGGVLEWVRDTAFLRSQRLQLSPLRARDAAGLLELDRSDLVGRWLLDDRLQNLLQAHVLVDWMNGFYAQNPGLGVWAARDRQDRFVGIYSLMPVPDTEDVEIGARLLPAHWNGGLAVEMGHQLCRHAFTTLALPRLVSFCDLRHESVPAVLRRLGFRPAGTAKHFGKTALFFEQNKTHWSDHHQS
- a CDS encoding DUF1521 domain-containing protein is translated as MTAMGNMLFGGLSETRFQGAMARTLDTPVGGPSEARVAGALEMLNPSQMSGGERKTLLTMARALSADGDISPSDADALIAAMREFSTNGIGAFSDSWPFSGMDLRQAPGSALFNGMLGELLGNSTGELGSLLRDYRFLSTVDSLLEQTSTTPWMAALDSAFGNADLSRLSGAERMELVGMVATAASDGDISWPEASTIMAALDKSLGNSGPSVHPMPVPAPAQSEWTVSETGNGRATIDLGNYTLDINEHSSEIVLTNKDTGERSRIWGDPHFDTNGDGRTDVDFWGTISLNLEDGTKITIDTTPYARNEAMTLSSKLTITKGDQAIVVDGLDQNSIGDMSITQSDDGRVLDTFTGDGMNLYENSQGEGWMVRDGLWMREVTQTDMNKTKDMGSDFSPIEALQAMSLSFSSGLLMGMLSSMFIDPSR